One genomic region from Methanobrevibacter oralis encodes:
- a CDS encoding transposase, with the protein MIILDNTRIHTAKMVQKVAEISNINLIYLKQYCPDLSPIENV; encoded by the coding sequence ATTATAATTCTAGACAATACAAGGATTCACACAGCAAAAATGGTTCAAAAAGTTGCAGAAATATCAAATATAAATTTAATATATTTAAAACAATATTGTCCTGATTTAAGCCCCATTGAAAATGTTTAA